The nucleotide sequence AATTTATCtattctcctcccctctcccaagtTTTTAATCATTCAAATGTAATTTCAAATACACAGAGAAGTTGAAAGATTAGTACAGTGAACTTGTTCATATCTTTCACCTTGATTCAGTAATTTTAACGTTTTgccagttttgttttgtgtgtgtgtgtgtatgtaactcTGTGGTTTTTTATTGAACTCTTTGAAAGTAAATTATAGGCATCAGGACACTTTACCCCTAAATTAGCAGGCATCTCCTGAGAATCAGGAGATTGTCTGATACCACTTCAAGACCATTATCATACCTGAGAAAGGGCATGAGCACTAATCCTCTGGTATCCTAATGAGCCTGTCTCAGATCTTCTCCATACTGTCTGGACTTTCAGGATCCACTGACAGATGTGTTGTTGTGCACTCAGTTGTTAGTCACCTTAATCTCTACTATagaacccccaccccctgccaccgggtagctttttctttatttcctcatgACATTGACCAGGCCACTTGTTTTTTAGTGTCCTGATTGTTTCTGGATGTGTCTGATAATTTCTTGAGAGTATCTTTTAACTTATACCTCTGTCCTCTGTATTTTGGGAATGGTGTTTAGAGAGTTGGTTAGATTCAGGTTATGTGGATTTGGCCAGGATGTTCCTTGGTTGATGCCGTCAGCTTCACGTTGGAGCACATGAGGAGACCTGGTTTTCCTTTTGTGAGCGAGCAAGTTTGTTTACCTGGTTATCTGGTATATTTGCCCTTAGTACAGAGGTATTTTTCTCTTCGTGGTTAGTAGATAATCTGTGGGATGACATTTTTACCCGTCCTGTTCCCCAGCAGCATCCCCAGTGGGTTTAGCAGCCGTTGGAAATCTTTGCCTGAACCAGTTGTTGTACTGGTGTTCTCACGGTGATGATTTTCTGATTCTCTCCTGTGTCTGTTATCTGGCATTTTCTCAAAAGGAGTTTTAACTTTACTCTTTGcttccatccatccctccctctcttttccaAGTGAGGAGTGTCACCATGGACTCATATATACTTGTGTGTTTAAAGTGTTAGAATCAGTTAttcttcctgatgttcaaattGGCTAGCTCCTGTGTCTTTTTGGTGTGTCTGCTTCGTTCTTTGAGTGCTTCTTGGTTTGTAGGTAGGACTGCAGGATGTCCTGGGTTCCCTTGTATTTTCCTTCCCCAGCCCTGGAATCAGCTGTTTCCAGAAGCCTGGTTTCTCTTAGAGGCAGTGGTATTTAGAGACCAAGATTCAGGGGCTGAGTAGGTGCATTGTTTCTAGGCTCTTACAGTGAACCAAACTAGAAACTGTGCCTTTAAATACAAATTCATGTTAGTATTTTCAGTTCAAAATTAACATTACAAGgacctttttttttagtttgttttcctgACTGCACTGAGCTGGCTTGtggggattttagttccctgactaggaattgaacctgcatcatTGGCAGTGAaatcacagagtcctaaccactggactgccagggaagtccttacaagGACATTTTTATCTTAGTCTGAAAGTCTTGGTAACATTAAGACATGGACTTATTTGCTTCATTttacaacaataataaaacaatttcaaaCTTAAGAAGTGCTAACCATGTCTATTGAATGAAACAtaagatttttttgtgtgatttttgttttcagagtATATCCTACTAAGAGTTTATGGTCACAATATTCTTCCTAGTTACTTAAAATCCTTTTCTCCTGTTGTGTGTTACTTATTCTATATATGTGTAgattcatttgtttctgtttaattttatgCTCTATTTTGCCTCCTTATTTTTTTGAGTATGTCATAAAACAGTTACATGATTCCAAAGTCAAATCTAAAATATGCAGAAAATATGTTCTTAGAAGTATCGTTTCTTTTGTTGTCTCTTTTTCCTCCCAGTAGATAATCAATTTCATTTCCCCTATAGACTTATAGTGTTTCATCTTGCAGAAATAGCAAAAAATGTATACATCttgtttcctctccttttttataTAGAATGTAGCAAACTGTAGCTACTTgctttctttcactcagcaatCTATTTGGAAACTCCCCTGTGCACTTTTTGTCAgacatttacattgttttcaGGTTTGCATGGTTAGAAACTATAAACAGAGCTCCAGGCTCCCGCAGCTGTTGTCCTGCCTGTTTCCTGGTGTGAGTAGTCAGGGTTTCTCTAGGGTCACACCTGAGGGTGGAACTGCCAGGTGGGGTGTGCTCACCTGTCCTACATGATGCTTACTTGTCTGTACTCTCCATCTTCTGGCCCAGGAAGCAGAGGGGCTCACCCAGGGTCCCCCAGCCCAGAGTCCAGACTTGAGCGCTTCCTTGGGCTCCCATCTTGATGCTCCACCTGTCATCTGGTCCTCAGCCTACCTCATCTTTCTCTCCTCAGGTTCTCCCCCAACTAAGCGACAGCGGCGGAGTCGGGGCCGTCCCAGTGGTGGTGCCAGACGGCGGCGGAGGGGGGCTACCACCACtccccagcagcagcaggagccagCCCGGCCCACCTCAGAAGGCAAAGTGACCTGTGGTAGGTGTTGGTGTGTGCCTCGGGGAGTGCATGTACAGTGTAGAGCTGGAGGCGGGTGAAGCAGCCCCCCGTCTGACACCCAGGGGGTGGGCAGCGGCTCGGGCACCTGTTCAGCACAGCAGAATTCTTGCCCTTTCTGTAGCCATCTTGGTGGTCTACCTCCCACCCGTAGTTGAAGGATTATGTTGTGTGTAGCCTTCTCCAGGAGGCCTTTCCTGACAATCCCTtaccttcattttcattttttattggaaGAGCCAAGCAGAGCCTGAGAGGTTGGGCTTGGCAGGCCTCAGGGCAGATGGGAGTTAGATTTTATACTAGAAGTCAAGTCTTTCCAAGGGAGTTTTTCTTTTAGCGTGGCAGTAAGGTGAACTCTGATTCCATCTAGAAAATCAGTGAATGAGTTAGAATTTGCACAGTGTTTAGAACACTGCTGGACAGGCACATGCTCTGCCAGGTACCTGGGAAATACAGGCAACAAAGGGGAAGCAGGGACCTGAGTGGAGTGGCTTCAAGTCTAACACGGATGGGGCTGAGGTCTGGCCTGGGGTAGTGGCATTGGAGAGGCGAGAAGGAGGTGAACCTATGGAAATAAACCATAGAGCTGACTGGACCTGCAGACTTGTTGGGTTGGGTGGGGTAGGGGACTCCGCTGTGCAGACTCATGAAGACCTTCCCATGAGAAGTTCTCACTGGTTGTGAGGAGAGGACTCACTCTCTCACACTCCCACATGCTGCTCTGGTACCCCTTCTGAGTGGGACAAGGCTCGGTCACAGGGTATCAGCTAGTGAGAGGCTCAGGCTGGACTGGGTGGGGATGGGATCACAAGTGGGAAGATTGAGGGGGAGTGGCAGCACTCTGCATTCCCCAGGAGACCTCAGCCTCCAGTGGGGGCGGGAGGCCTTCCTCCTCACCTGCAGAGCCTCCACCCCTCAGGAGCGCATGCTCTGCCTCCTCTCGGTGCCCAGTTCGGCCCCCCAGGCCCTGGGCACCAAAGCCACCCCGTAGCCGAGGCTGCAGATACCTGCCCTGGGTGCTGTCAGGAGGAGCAGACCAGCAGAACCAGCCGTGACCCCAGAGGGCCCCCACGTGAGGGGGTGGCTGCTTGGTTGTGACTCTTCCCTAGTCAGGTGGTAATTAGGGCCACCCCGTGGCTGGGGGCCCGGAGAGCCTCTGCCTCCCTGGGGAGCAGGCCAAGCTGAGGCCAGGGAGCGGTCTTGCTGCTGGAGGCTTCAGCGTCTTGActgagggtggggaggtggttAACCTGGGTGTGACCGGTTCCTGATGTAGGGGATGAGTGAGCAGGTCTGACTGCTGACTCACCAGGCAGGGTGGGGCCGGCGTGAGGCTCTCCCCTGTAGGGCCCAGGTTTTCTCCCCTGAAAATGGAGATGGCTTAGTCTTGGGGTTGGAAGGAGGCCCTCCAGACCTGAGGAAGGGGGGCCCCCCTCCTCACCTGTGCCACCCGTGGGGTTGGAGCCCCCAGTCAACGGCACTCCGCTGAGGGATAGAACCAAAGTGAACTCCTGAGGGCCCCAGAGTGTGAGGAATGGGCCCTGGGGGATCCTGGACTCAGCCACGGGACCTCTGAGTTTCCTCATCCCTCGTCCACTGTGCTCTGTGCTGAGCGTGCTACTCCGGACCTTGAGTCCTCAAGATGGCCCCTGAGGTAGAGATACCGTCCACCATCGTGTGGAGCGGACAGGCTGGGCAAAAGCCTGGGTTTGTTCATTTGGTTGTCACACGCGTTTATAGAGCACTGACTATGTGCTCACATCCCATAGACGGGACGGGAGGCCCTGCCCTCACGGGGCTTGTATTCTGGTGGGAGGAGAAAGctaagagaaggaagagagagactgaCGATGTCAGCTGTGGAGAGAAACCAGCAGGGACAGGGCATAGAGAATGATGGGAAATGCAGTTCTAGATGGATTTTCAGGGTAGGGTGGTCTAGGAATGCCTCTCAGAAGACAGGGAGAGAGGCAGTGGGTGTGGATGGCCGAGGAAGGGTGTTTCAGGTTGAAGAGACAGCGGGAGCTGAGACCTGAGCAGGGACATGTCAGTGGTGGAGCGGAAGATGGCGAGCCTGGAGCAGGGGGAGTGCGGGGGCGGTAAGGAGGCCAGGGCAGGAGAGTGACCAGGGGCCTGTCCTGCAGAGCCAGTGAGCCTCAGGCCAGGCCTTTGCGTCTTTTAAATGATGGGAAGCAATTGGAGGGCTTGAATGACAGGCTGAGCTTTGCTTCCACTTCCCCCCGCCCTCAGTCTCTTTGCCCATCCCCTCATCTGTTTCTGGataagaaacagaagcagacagaCTAGCATTAAGAACCTCAACCCCGggctccccagcacccagcctcTGCCACTGTCAGGCCATGGTTTCATTAGCCACGTTGTTTTGGAGTCAGTTCCAGGTGTCCTGTAGTTTCAGGGGTAGGTTTTTCACTGTGTATCTCGAGAAGATATGAattgagttccctggtggtccagtggttaggactcagactTGGCGCTTTCCCTgcagtggcccaggttcaatccctggtcaggaaactaagatcctgcaaccTGCACAGCTCAGCATCTGCCCGCTGCCTTCCCCCCGGccaaaaaaaaactcacaaaggAAAACCCAGTAACTTCTTACTCTTAAATGTCTTCTCAGTGCCTAAATGTTTAATTATTCTAAATATTGGTGCTCTTGAGTCTCTCCTAATCTATCGGATCCACCCTGCCCATGCACcagcaccaccccccacccccaccccctgtctTGTTCCTCCCCCACCCGCCTTGCATTGTATTTGTTGAAGGTAGTTGTGTGGTTGTGTTTCCCAAAGATTGGATTTTGCCAACTACATTCTGCGATAGGATTGACTGACCATGTTCCTCTGTTGTCTGTTTTTCCTAAAAATTGATAGTTGGGCCTGGAGAGGCCTGATCAGattctggtttgatttttttttttttttttaattttggctgtgctgtgcggcttgcaggatcttagttccctgaccagggatcaaaccccccgCCCTCAGTAGTGAAcacgtggagtcctaaccactggaccgccagggaagtctctttttttttcccaagttcaCTTCAGTGGCCTGTGTCCCCACAGTTCCTCCCTGTCCATTAGTTCAGGAAAGTTGAAGGACTTCTGCCTATGCCTTGGGGAAGAACCTGGAGCCGGGGTAGGGCGGGCTGTTGTCCAGAGGAGGTGCTGGCGTTGGGGGACAGAGTCTGTCCCGGCTGCTCTCCACTGGGTACCCATCCCGTTGGTCCCCAGCTTTTCCTGTTACTAACTCCCGGAGGGGGGACCTGAGTGAGAGTCGTCTCTGGGCTCCAGCCATATGCAGCACACGGTCTGGCACGCACGGTGGCTTACCTGCTCTCCCGGGGCCTGTGTCCCTCAAATGTTCCCCGATTCCCCACTGGAAAGCCCCTCCCATTCCCTTCTGGGGCCCATTTTGCCCCTGAAGAGAGACTGATGCAGTGTGGGGTAGGGGAGCCAAGGGGGTGCTGGTGCCCAGTTGAGTGCAGGAGGCAGGAGCAGCTCTCTTCTCTAAGAAAACCTGGCCCCGCCCTCCACCCTGGGGGCAGGCAGCGTTTCCTACCTGTGGAGAGGGACCGCAGGCAAAAGCTCCATGTTCCTGGCCCGAGGAAACTATTCAGCTACCTCTGGCCTTCCCCCAGTGCTCCCTGGCTCTGTTCCTGACCCCCCTGCTTCTTGGTGTCCTGAGGCCACTTCCTTCCTGCTGCTTGCAGAGGGCTCATTACCTGCCAGGCACTGACCTCAGTCTGCCCTTTACCTGCATCCAGCCTTGTCATCCTCACAGTGGCCCCATGAGAACAGGTGCTGGGGTGAGGTGGTTTTATGGAGGAGGCCACCAAGGTGCGGAGATGTGCGGTAAGCTCGGAAGACCCCAGACTTCCCGCCTCCCCAGCCTACCAGGGCGCAGTCAGCCCGGCCCCTCCAGGTGTCCCCTTGTACCCTTTTCCAGCGTGATCCGCCCGTTCTGTCCCCCGGCCTATGAATGCCCCAAGTTCATGCTCTGCCTCTGGGCTTTCACAAACACTGATCTCTCTTGTGGGAAAGCCGCTGTTCTCTTTTCACTGCTTGTTTGCCTCGACCTCCTTGTCCTCCTTCACGTTGCATTTCCAATGTCATTTCCTGGAGAGGTTGTCTCTGATCATTCTGATCTAAATTACAACTCGCACTCTATACTTTTCTCTCCTGACCCTTGGAATGTCTTTTAATTATAGACTTCTGTGTATGGTTGTGTGAGAGGCAGCACACGGTTTAGGGATAGTTGAGAGCTTGGGCTCTGGAGGCAAGCATCTAGGTtggaattccagctctgccatttcctgCCTGTGTGGCCTGGGGCAGGTGACTCACCCTCTCTGCCTGAGTTTCCTCGTCTACAAAAGGGGACAGCAGCACAGCCTCATAAGGTTGCAGGCATCATCAAAAGGGTCAGCAGGTGTGAATGAGTACTTGGTGCAGTAAGTACTGAGTGTCACGTGTGTgcggtgggcttcccaggtggcacagtggtaaagaatccgccaggcagtgcaggagatgcaagagatgcgggtttgatccctgggttgggaagatcccttggagtagaaatggcaatctgctgcagtattcttgcctggaaaatttcatggaccgaggaggctggcgggctacagtccatggggtcgtgaagagtcagacatgactgaccaaagCACAGCACGCAGGGTGTGACCGCACAGAGTGCTCCTTGGTTGCGGCTCACAGGTCTTACAGTCCCACTTGTGTCTCCCCAGCGCTCCTGGCACTTAGTAAATGTCTGTTAAACGGAAGAATGAATGGGATGTGCGGGTCCCCCCTGGTCCAGTCCTCCTTCCACCCCAACCGTGCCCGTTGGGCTCTGTGTGAACAGATAGGCTTTCCCACATGTCTAGTAGCCAGCTGTGCTGAGGAGAAATGCCAGCTGGGGGGCGGTTCACCTGGGCGGCTGCAGGCCCCAGGCTGCCGGTGAGCCAGGCCTTGGTGGGTGACGGGCATTCTGGGCAGAGGAGATGGCCAGCTCATTCTGTGAGTAAGGCTTGTGCTGGGAGCACTTCCCTTGTGACTGGAGGGCAGGGTATGGAGGATGGAGCTGGGATTGCAGGAGGAGACAAGGGAGGACATTGGCTTGGGCCCAGGTGAGCAGGCACAGGGCTTAGGCAGGGGCCATGGGGGTAGAGGGGAGTGTCGAAATCACAGTTCCTGTTTTTGGGGTGCCTTCTGTGCCTAGGCTCTGGGTCGAATGCTTCATGCGTTGCCTAATTTGATCCTCATGACCCCGTCGTGCAGCAGGGACCTcttgtttgtttatgtttttcagatggggaaacaggctcagagaggtgaggtcaCATGCCCAAGgccccacagctagagagtcgcAGAGCCGGGACTCGCCTCAAGGTCTGTCATTCTCCGCCACCTGGCTCTGTGCCTCTGCTGCTGAGCACCCCCGTGTGGCCTTGGACAGGtgctgctccccccaccccaccccgccccctggtCCCCTGCTTCCCAGCTCATGCCTGTTGAGGGCCTGGTCAGATACTCAGAGGCGTCAAGGATGTGGGCCCAGAGATCTTGTCTGATGCTAGGATGGAGGGAGCCAGGCCTGAGTGTCGTGGGAAGTCTTGGGGGTCCAGGCTGGAAAGGTTTTCCTAGGCCTCGAGCAGAGAGGGTGAGTTTCCCCTCGAGGCAGAAAGAGGAAGCGTTTGGggtttggggtgggaggaggaagtgggTGGTGCTGAGAAGTTGCCTGGGGAAGCGGGGACCTGCCTGCTGCTTTCTGCTCTGCGGCTGACACAGTCTTTGAAAGGTGAAAGGAGTCAGGGGCCTGACACTCCCCTCCCAGAGCTTCAGCAGCCTCATCTGTCAAAGAGGGTGAACGTGCCCCTGCATCCGTGCTGCTGGTGCCTGCCGTTCTGTAGCACCCACTGATGGATGGTCGTCTGAACAACCCTCTCCAGGAGGGACTGTCCTCTGGTTTAGGCAAGACCCTGGGCTCAAGAGAGGTGGTGACTCATtccaggtcacatagctagtgcCTGAAGGCTCTTGGGGCGGGATCAGCTCCACTGACCTGAAGCTGCTGTCTGGGCCTGGGAGGGTCCCTGCCCTCTGACCCTCGCACTGTCACGCGCTGCCATTCCCTGCCCGtgggaccttgggcaggtcacttctCCTTGctttcatttgttgttcagttgctaagtcatgtctgactctttgcgaccccatgaactgcagcaggccaggcttccctattctcaccatttcctggagtttactcaaactcatgtccgtgaagtaagtgatgctatccaaccatctcatcctctgttgtccccttttcctcatctggcttcatttccttatctgtaaattggGGGGATACTAGGGCCTGCCTCACAGGGTcctttgaagattaaatgagttcatatgACTCTGCTGCTTGTCATTTCCAGCTTACACCTGATCATCAGGGCAGCCTGTGTTGTGAGTGGGTATCAGTAGTCAGCAGTCAGATTCACAGGTGGGAGTTCAGTCATTCCACTGAACTGAGGGGAAGTGATACGCCTGAGGTCACATTTATAGGGATGGCCTTGGAAGTCCCAcgtcccaccccctgcccagagcTGCCACCTCATTTGGGTGGATGTGGGCAGGGTTATAAGTGACAGACACACCTCAGACTGGCTTAAGCAGAAAGGAAATTGATCAGAGCTGAAAATCCAGGTGCTCCATGTACACATGATGAACTCAGGAGTCTTTTCCTGTCTGTCCCTGGCCTTGTATAGGTTTCCTTCTCCCCGCCCCTGGCAGAATAGCCCCCAGCAGGCCTGGGCTCAGAGCCCACCTTCTGGGCAGCCTTTGTGGAACTGAGAGTGCCTGCTTCTGTAGAGCCAGCCCAGTTTGGCCTTGAGTCTCCTGGGCCTGGTGACTGCCtggtgggtggggggctggggataTGGTTGGCCCCACATGAATCTCACTGTTTGGGGGCAGAAGAGGGGGACGGCTGGTTACCTAAAAGCCAGTCCATTCATTCATGCGTTGGTTCTGTCACAAATgtgtattgagtacctactacgTGCCACGGGGCTACCTATACAAGCGAACAAGAAACAAAATTCCCTTCAGGGAGCTCACATTGGGGGCAGATAGGTGATTAGCTTGACAGTGAATGAAAGCTCGGGGTGGGTTAGAAGATGCTAAGTGCCGGGGGAGGAAATGGAGCAGAAATGGAATGGGGTCTGGGAAGTGCAGAGGCCTGGGGGCGGTGGTAGATTGGATGGTCAGAGTAGGATCACTGGGAAGGCGGCGTTTGAACCTGAAGGAAATAAGAGAGTAAGTCCTGCAGACAGTGGGGAGAGACCATCCCTAGCTGGAGGACGGGAGGGCCAGAGCCAGGTGGAATCTGCGGGGTGTTGGGGGGAGGAGCACGGAGGTGGCGAGGCTGGAGTGGGGCACGTGAGGGGAAGCGCAGGGCCACCAGGTCAGGAGGTAGCAGGTCAGACCACAAGAACAAAGCTGAGTGAGGGTGTCACCCACACTTGGGTGTGGTTACCAGGAGGAGGAAGGATGTGGGGCCAGGGCAGTGCTACTCACGCTGAGGcgcagtggggaggggagggcgggtGGCGGCCCCTCCCTGACCAGTCCCTCCTCCTCCACAGACATCCGGCTCAGGGTGCGAGCAGAGTACTGTGAGCACGGGCCAGCCTTGGAGCAGGGCGTGGCCTCGCGGCGGCCCCAGGCACTGGCACGGCAGTTGGACGTGTTTGGGCAGGCCACCGCGGTGCTACGCTCCCGGGACCTGGGCTCCGTGGTGTGCGACATCAAGTTCTCCGAGCTCTCCTACCTGGACGCCTTCTGGGGTGACTACCTGAGCGGTGCCCTGCTGCAGGCCCTGCGGGGCGTGTTCCTGACTGAGGCGCTGCGCGAGGCAGTGGGCCGGGAGGCCGTCCGCCTGCTGGTCAGCGTGGACGAGGCCGACTACGAGGCTGGCCGGCGCCGCCTGCTGctgatggaggaggaggggggccgGCGCTCGCCCGAGGCCTCCTGATCCTGGATGCGGCAGGACTGACCCCACCTCCTCGCCTCTGGGCCGCCTCCTCCCTGGAGGACGTCGACCATCTCTGCCCCTAGAGGACTGTCACTCCAGCGGCGCGCCGAGGACTGCGACAGACACCAGGCCCCTCGCCAGACCCTCCCACAGGATGTGGGCTCTGAGGCCTAAACCACTTCCAGCCGAGTTTCCTTCCCAGCCTCCCCTACCCCCCACTCCACCCTGAGGTGTGTTCCTTCAGCTTCAGGAGGCCAGGGGCTCAGGCATGCAGATCTGAAAGGAAGGGAGGCATAGCCCCTCTCACCAAAGGCCCCTTGCACATTTTCTCCCAAccctgggctgtgtgtgtgcacccaCACTACCCTCTCTGAAACCACCCCTGGGCGCCTGCCCTGGCCTGCTCCACTTACTTCTTTGGCCTTCGGGCTTCTCTCTCAGGATCTCTGATTATACAGTCCCTTAGCCCTGAGCTTCAGTCACACCAGTGGGCACTGGAGCTGGGGTACACCTGGGGCCTGCTCACGTTGCCCACACATCTCTACAGCCAGCTGGGGCTCCACCCACGAACCTGGCCTCCACTTTCTCCTGCTTCCTGAAGCTGGACACAGACTTGCACACAGATCTATGCCCAGGGTGTCACGTGTGTGTCGCAGCCACATCAGACCAAATGTGTTATTTCCTAGGAGGCCAGGGCAAGGATCCAGCTTCCTTCTCAGAAAAGGGGGAGGCAAAGGCTTGGGGCTATTGGCCAAGGCCTTGTACCAATGGCACCAATAAAACTGCCCTGG is from Bos indicus isolate NIAB-ARS_2022 breed Sahiwal x Tharparkar chromosome 18, NIAB-ARS_B.indTharparkar_mat_pri_1.0, whole genome shotgun sequence and encodes:
- the DEDD2 gene encoding DNA-binding death effector domain-containing protein 2 isoform X2 — protein: MALTGSTPAPSWEEDECLDYYGMLSLHRMFEVVGGQLTECELELLAFLLDEVPGAPGGLARARSGLELLLELERRGQCDESNLRLLGQLLRLLSRHDLLPHLARKRRRPVSPERYSYGLSSSSSRRMEGSCRRRRQSSSSSNAEQGQWETGSPPTKRQRRSRGRPSGGARRRRRGATTTPQQQQEPARPTSEGKVTCDIRLRVRAEYCEHGPALEQGVASRRPQALARQLDVFGQATAVLRSRDLGSVVCDIKFSELSYLDAFWGDYLSGALLQALRGVFLTEALREAVGREAVRLLVSVDEADYEAGRRRLLLMEEEGGRRSPEAS
- the DEDD2 gene encoding DNA-binding death effector domain-containing protein 2 isoform X1, coding for MALTGSTPAPSWEEDECLDYYGMLSLHRMFEVVGGQLTECELELLAFLLDEVPGAPGGLARARSGLELLLELERRGQCDESNLRLLGQLLRLLSRHDLLPHLARKRRRPVSPERYSYGLSSSSSRRMEGSCRRRRQSSSSSNAEQGQWETGSPPTKRQRRSRGRPSGGARRRRRGATTTPQQQQEPARPTSEGKVTCAGTSCLFMFFRWGNRLREVRSHAQGPTARESQSRDSPQDIRLRVRAEYCEHGPALEQGVASRRPQALARQLDVFGQATAVLRSRDLGSVVCDIKFSELSYLDAFWGDYLSGALLQALRGVFLTEALREAVGREAVRLLVSVDEADYEAGRRRLLLMEEEGGRRSPEAS